The genomic interval GATTCAAAGTCTAATCTTTGAATAATTAACCAAACAAGCACTTTgatggagattaaaaaaaatgaggtTCATGAGCCGTGAAGCCAGGCGCCTGTTTTCAAATTCTTAGACAAAACACTTGGTAATAGCTCCCAGGAGGAATATTTAATTGAATCTACTCGTAATGGAATAGAAGAAAAAACGCTTCCCGTAATTACGACAGCATGACAGCCTAAAAGTTAGTAAGACGCTGAGTTTTAAAGTATTGCAAAGGAATATTTCAACATTCTATGAAAGGCGATTACTCCCTTTTTTGCAGACTTAGATGGGAAGATTGATTCCGCTCACTAGCGCCTTTCCGTCATGTCTGGAGCCGGGAGGCGATTAGCTCAGCGTACAGGCCCGAGGCTGCCAGCTGTCCAAGGTTTAACAAATCTGCCTCTAAAGCATAAATAAAAGGCTGTTTCTTGCTTCTCTGAGCTCAACACAAACAGAGGAGTTAAAGCTGTGGCCGACCATCAGTTTGGACTAAGACTAAACAGGTCTCAGGATTTGTCTCCAAAATGTGTATGTTCATAAAAATACTGAGACGCCGACATAAACTTGAGGTCAACTTAACTTCAACAGAAATGTTGATAGCCATACTAATACCGTGTTATATGCTTGGGAAGAAAAGGCCTATTGGCGTTCGCATGGATGTGAAGAATTCATTAAATATCTTGGTGAAACAACACTCAACCGttggtgaaggaaaaaaaaacaaaaggtaacAAGCGGTTGGATATTAGGCCACAATGTTTATTCAGTAGTGTTGTTTCAACTTATAGGTACAATACTGTCAGCTTTTGTAAGACTAAAAAAAAGTTACCATTACAGTCACCTATGCTCACAGAATGCCAGTCAAGTCGTTTACACCCCTCCGTCGTGTGCACACCCGCCTCGTGCTCTCCTTGAGCAAGTACATTTCCAAATGGTAGGCACTTTGAAGGTTTAAAACATTTgtgaatatacatttatatatatttatatatcttttCATGTACTAATAAGCAATTGGACTCAAAGGTCAGGTCTCTaatagagagaagaagaaaaagaaactgagatcgtgaagagaaagagaagaaggtaAAAACATGATGTcgccatggtgtgtgtgtgtgtgtgtgtgtgtgtgtgtgggaggggggggggggggggggtctgagaaTAGGAATGCTGTGAGTCTTTGGGTTTTTTAGTATAGTTCAGTACCGTAGGTTCTATATGATGTGGACAACAGGGATCAAGAGGCTGAGGATGAGTCTACAACACAGGTCAATCCAAGGAAGGAGATGTACAGCTTCAGATGTGAGGACCATGGGACCATCTACGGAATCTACTTCACATTACTGTACAgcttagagaaagaaaaaggcaacTTCACAAACCCGCTGGACAAAACTTCCACGTCCCTCCGGAGCAGGTTTGTGTAGACGTAACGCAAGAATACAAACATTCTAGCGGTGTTTTCCTTGATGTGACTACGTGGCCTAGCGACGGGCTAAACCCAGGAGCATTGACACCACACTCGTCTCTCAACAGAAGCTCTCCTGTAATGCCTCCACTGAACAAAAAGCAGGAGCGGCCCTCAACGCGCGTGTCTTGACGGAGACTATTCAGAAAGACACGGCAGCTTTATTTagagtttttctcttttctgtaaCCGGGTGTCGTATGTGCTTTGCACAAGGGGGGATCGGAACCCGGTGTCCGAGCGGTCGCAGGGCCCTTTGGTGAACAGATGCAAGGGCCCGGAGCATCTGGGACAGGTACAATAACGGCCCGGGCCGACCACCTAACAGGCCTCGCTCCAACGGGAGGAAAAAGGTGTGagcgagggaggaaagggggaaggagagaggcagTGGATATGCGCTGTGAAGCTGtcgaaaagaagagagaaaataaaggctacaatgaaaagagaacaaacaaatgaagaggACACgatgaactaaaaaaaaactgatgcaAATGATGAACATCGTAACCTGAAGGGGGAACATTTACATTGACCGTTAACAGCGTTAATATGGAGACAGGAGAGCTTCATCAAAACTACAAAggcaatttgttttgttttttaaaacatcagagaaaaaagataaattaaTGTAATACACCTTTAGAGATCAACAACAGACATGctaggacaaaaaaaaactgaaagtaGGATTGATACAGAATAATTATATTCAATTATTTCCacttttaacttgttttttctttacaaataaCATACTGCTACAATTAAAAGTAGTCAGCGACTAGAAACCGCTCAGAAGCCCGATGCGATCCCTCGCCTTTACAGATCcggttttctatttttttagcgtttttcaaataatacacaaaatgtttaaatacactgagatttgctgtaaaatgaaaaaaatgcttggttttcaattgtttttcttctttttttttaagaaaaagaaaagatcttAATTACAATACTCTATGCAAAAGCTTTCCTTTATgctattttttttccttaatCAACTTGAAAAACATTCTGTCGTTGTTTCTCCGTTGCCGTGGACTGAGATTTTGACAGTCACTTGCGATTTTTCCATCTGACGGCGGGatggggttgtttttttatgcataAAACTCCTTGGTTGGGGCCTTCTGGTAGGCGGCGCCGGAGGGTTTCCTCTCTCCCAGGTCGTAGCTGCCCTCGTCCTTCTTCCTCATGCGGTACaccaggaggaggatgaggaagatggCGAACAGGAAGCCGATCACGCCGCCTGCAATAACAGCTGTGGGTTTGGGGaggggacagagacaggaaggaAACCATCaaagtgcgtttgtgtgtgtccattgaGAATGACACCTTCGGCGTCCTAAAGAAAGCCCTCGTGAGCCGAGAGAGATTATAGTAGACATATTCCTTTATTCATAATAGATCATCTGAAGTGAGGTGTCTTGGGAAATCCAATGCAACACATTTCAATACCAATTCAATTCCCCAGCAAACCATAAAGCCCTCAATTCGTCACGATGGACAGAAAGTCCATTAACGTGTGTCCTGTTGTTGGGATTAAAAGTTGCTGTTGCATTCACGTGACTGGTAGAGCCGCGTAGTCCCAGTGGCGCTCTATATTCCCATCAGTGACCGCCGACTAGAGGTCCACAGGGAGAGGCCAGGCGTATCGGCTGTTGGGTCCTCATGGGATCCATCTGCTGTGAGTCCTGCGTGACTAGAATAACTACACTTCATGACGACACAGAGGACGTCGCTGGGATCGATAGAGAAACCAGGAGCTTTTCTCTGACTTGTAACTTGTGAATCATTAATGCTAATGACACAGTGTAAACAGGGCCACGGTGGTGCAGCATCACGAGAATAGTGAACATACataacaccacccccccccccccgctcctcacTAATGCTCCTAACTCCCCATTATGAGGGACTTCATAGTTTTGTGCACAAGCCGGCCCTGCTGTCAACACCAGATGGATCTCGATACAAAGCGAGAGTGAGGTGCCAATCAGCGTTTGCCTCAGACACGCAGGCATCAGGGAGCACACAGATTTCCAGTCAGATAATTCCGCCCTCTTGCATGAATTCAAAGCGGTGCACTTGAAACACCCACCACGCTCTGAATCACGCACGGTCCCACAGAGAGATGCAGACGGAGTTCATtaagaaaacattatttttgaGGAGTGGATTCGGTGGGAGACATGGGGGAAATTATTTTCACTGGATTTTTCAAGATTTAGCGGTTTACCATAAACATCCCGCCACGTTGTAACGTAGCAGAATGAAATGAACGCTTCCAAAATGCATCAAAAgatgtaaaatattaaactaAAAAGCTACTTCCATTATGAGCTCAAGTATTGAAGGCATAGTTTGACGTTTTGGTAAAAAAGAGACAGTCCAAAAGTTACCACACCCGCCTGTAGTGGTGCGATGCAGTTTGTTGTGACACGTACCTGCCAGCACCTCCGTCCTCTGGAAGAGGTTTTCGGTGCGGACCTCGATGGCGTCCTGGGGGGCGCCGGGGGCATTAGTCGTACTAGTCATCTGGTTCCTCTGCGCGTCCTCTGTAACTGGCGCCGGGGCCTGAATGAGGAGAGCAAACAGGATCCACATGTCAGTTTAATAGGAAATACTGACAGCAGTCGGAACCCCGAGCTCAGCATTAAGCTGTTGGAAGGTAAGAAAATCGGACTCAACTATCAGCAGCTCTTCAACTCTTTTCCAGAAGGCAGGACGATTTACAGGGAGTTATTTGTGGTATTTCTCTGTGCCAGATTCAGAACCGACGCACAACAAACAAGATATAAATAACCACAATACAACATGTGTTTATTCGTGAGCTatgaatttaaaacattttgagaGAGACAGGAAAGCTGTCTCCTTGTTTAAAATcagcatgctaagctaagctgcgCCAACTGACTACTGAATCAAGCTCAATATTGAACCTACACAGTTGTGATGAGTATTGAATGAGTGAATTCCCAAATGTGTTCCCATAAAGGGTGGGTTTCACTGGTCCACTTAGCATTCCGGGcaaaggaggagagcagaggaccaGAATGAAACCTGCTAGTGAAAAGCTAGAGGGGCTTGCCAgagaaaaaaatggaacaaaTCCAGATGAGTGCAAGGCTCAAAGAAGCAGCTAAAGAAATGCTTTTTTCCTGCAAGTCTGTGGAAAGAAGCAAATTATCTGGAGCGGTTACAGTCTCATGTAtctcatgttttttattttcccaacaACACTAGAGAAAGTATCAAAGTGCCACAATGGAACTGGGCCAGTGCATTCGCCTTAACAAAAgcaagaaggggagggggggcggaacAAGGTCAGGTACGCCCGGCTTATTGGTTTGAGACCTTGACGACTAATCCCCGACAGATGCAGTGTCCAGCCGAGTACAGTGAGAGGGCATCCCACGGAAGTGCCATCTCGAATGCTTCCAGAACATGCGATTAAGTCCAAGAGAGACGTAATCCTCCATCATTTGCAATCGAGCGAAAAAATATTGAGAATTGACGTGAGCACTTGATCTTCATCCTGAAAGCAACCTCGTGGCCCGCAGAGCATTACGGATGATTTGACGACATACTGTCAGCTGAAGACACACTGAGCTGCTGAGTTTAGACGGCTACAAACCAGCCACTGTGATTATAATTGTTAAGGATGCTGATGCCATGTGCTCAAGGTGGATCATAAACATGTGGGAGTATCAGCAGGATCACATGCGttagaaaacacacaattactTCTGAAAGAAACGGTTTACAACAGTGGAAaatatgctacttccatctatTTTTTTCTAGTATATCAACGAGATCCTGAATGATACATCGGCTTATATCAGATGATGCACATGAGTTTATTCTATCATCACTATTATCTATTCAACCagtggtttattttttattttttttgaaaagtccCCAGCACATTTCTTGGTCTCAATTGTTTTAAAACCAAAGAAATAAGAATTTAATAGAACCTGTTCTAAATATTCGGCCGTTATATCAGGCTGGACTAAATAATTCAGCACGGGTCGGGCGGGTCGGGCCACCTACCTCTGTTCTGACGGGTTTCCTGGGCTCCCTGACCGTTGGCGTCTCCACCTTGGGCGTGAAATCTTTGGTGGCGTCCTGGGTGGGTTCCGCTGCTTTGGGCTCGATATAAACCACACTGACCGTTTGGTCCTCATCCTTTGCCCCGCCACCTTGGAGAACGAGGTCGACAAACAGGGGAATCAAGTCTTtcattgaaaaggaaaaaatgccAAAGActgttgtgtgtcttttcagTGCGGAGGTACGTGTTATCAACATTCCACACCCACTGCCTGATAGTTTGTCTTACGTAACGTCACGCTCACTGGAGTTCAATTCGATGCTTTATTTTCAGTTTGATGGTCCTATAGAATAGATCCCGGGTGAGTAGGGTGCATATACAGTATTGGAGCATCTATTGATCGCAGTCCTCTCGCCTGT from Gasterosteus aculeatus chromosome 10, fGasAcu3.hap1.1, whole genome shotgun sequence carries:
- the sdc2 gene encoding syndecan-2 (The sequence of the model RefSeq protein was modified relative to this genomic sequence to represent the inferred CDS: added 115 bases not found in genome assembly); its protein translation is MRSVWIILTLGLAAFLSGERIADAAKTSSQADDLYLDDAGSGGYYPEDDDDFNSGSGSGGGAKDEDQTVSVVYIEPKAAEPTQDATKDFTPKVETPTVREPRKPVRTEAPAPVTEDAQRNQMTSTTNAPGAPQDAIEVRTENLFQRTEVLAAVIAGGVIGFLFAIFLILLLVYRMRKKDEGSYDLGERKPSGAAYQKAPTKEFYA